The segment CCGGCGCTACGTGTTCAACCACACGATGATCCGCGTGCGCGACCTCACGGCCTCGCTGGATTTCTATACGCGCGTGCTGGGCTTCACCCCGGTGTACCAGCACATCTTCGAGGAGGCGGCGTTCACCATCGTCTACCTCGTGCTCGTCGGTGACCGCTCGGTCATCCCCGACGACGACGAGGCGCGCAAGCGCTGGGTACTGGGCCAGCCGGGTGTGCTTGAGCTCACGCACAACCACGGCACCGAGACGCTGGAAAAAACCCCGTACCACAACGGCAATACCGAGCCGCGCGGCTTCGGCCACCTGTGCGTCAGCGTGCCGGACGTGGGCGCGGCGTGCGCGCGCTTCGAGAGCCTGGGTGTTACCTTCCAGAAGCGCCTCAGCGAAGGTTGCATGAGCCACATCGCCTTCATCCGCGACCCGGATGACTACTGGATCGAAATCCTGCAGCCTACGCCGCTGCCGGCCGGCTGATCCGGTTCGCCACCCACGGAGCTTCCATGTCACCGCGCCTGCCACCGGTTACCCGCAACCTGCTGATCGCCAACGTCGTGCTCTTCGCCCTGCAGCTGCTGCTGGACGACGACAACACGATGGCGATCACGCGCTGGCTGGGGCTGTGGCCCTTCGGCCACGACATCGCGGTGGACATGGGCGACGGCACCATCGCCGGGCTCGGTTTCCGGCCCTGGCAGCTGGTGACGTACGCGTTCCTGCATGGCAGCGTCATGCACATCGTGCTGAACATGTACGCGCTGTACATGTTCGGCGGGTTGCTTGAACGGGTGATGGGTGCGCGCCGCTTCACCATTTACTACTTCGTCTGCCTGGTGGCGGCGGCCGTGGCGCAGCTGGCGGTGCTGTATTTCTTCCAGCCGGACAAGATGTACCCGACGGTCGGTGCCTCGGGTGCCATCTTCGGCTTGCTGGCGGCGTTCGCCATGCTGTTCCCGCGGGAGAAGCTGATGCTTATCCCGATCCCCGTCGGCATCCCGGCGTGGCTGTTCGTCACGCTGTACGGTGCCGCGGAGCTGTTCTTCGGCGTGACCGGCACGTTGTCCGGTATTGCCCACTTCGCCCACCTGGGCGGCCTGGTGGCCGGCCTGGCGTTGCTCTGGGCGTGGCGGGTCAGGCCGCCACGCCAGAGCTTCTGATCGGGCTCAACGCAGCGCGAGGAAGTCCGGGCTCACCACGAAGCGCACGGCATCGAGCCGCAGGCGAGCATCGGGCAGGGCAGCGAGCAGGTCGCTACGCTCCGCCGCCACCGCCTGGATCTCCGCCTCGGTGATCGACGGATTCACGCCGCGCAGCGCGAGCAGGCGGCTGAATTCGCCATCGAGCTCGGCCGTGGCGGCTTCCACGGCTTCAATCTTGAGCACTTCCGCGCGGCCTTCGGCCAGGTCCTTCGCATGCTCGAGCATGGGCGGCACCAGCTTGGACAGGAACTTGCGGTAGCGGGCCACGTCGATGTTGCGATCCGCGGCGCGGCGCATGGCGACGTCGCTGGGACGGAAGTTCGGCCGTTCGGTGAGCTTGGTATCCACCGAGATCATCAGCGGCGTCGTCGGCAGGAAACGCCCGGCGTCGAGGCTGCGATTGGCCACCACTTCCAGCACGAACACGGACTGCAGCAACGCCGTGCGCACCGGCAGGTTGTCGTCCACCAGGAACGCGGCGTTGCCGGTTTCACCGGAGACCAGCAGGTCCACGGCGGCCAGCACCATCGGGTGATCCATGCGCAGCAGCGGCAGCTCTTCGCGAGCCAGCGCGGTGTCACGCGAGAAGGTGATCGACAGCGGGCCGTCCGCGAAGCCCGGGAGGCCGTCGGTGGACAGGTACTGCGGATCGAGCATGATAATGTCTTTCGCCAGCTCTTCGGCGTGGACGCCGTACATCTCGAACAGGCGCTGGATGAAGGCATCGCGCGACGGGTCGTTGTCGTCGCGCGCGAAGCTGCCGGCCAGGTCGTCCGCATGGGGATCCCGGCTGGCGGCGAGTTCGAGCAGATGGTCACGGCCGGCGTGGATGAGCGCCGAGAGTTCCTCGTGCGCCCCACGGGTTTCGGCGATCAGCGCGTCCAGTTCCTGGTCGCGGTCGTCGTCTTCGCGCGCGTGTTCATCGGCCAGCGTGGCGAGCAGGCTGCCGAAGCGACGGAGCAGCTCGCGGCCGTCGGCGGGGCTGCTGCGGAACGCGTCCAGGCCTTCGTCGTACCAGCGCGCGAGGATGTGCTGCGCGCTCTGCGCCACGACGGGTACGTGGATGGCGATCTCGTGCTTCTGGCCAATGCGGTCGAGGCGGCCGATACGCTGTTCGAGCAGATCCGGGTCGAGCGGGAGATCCCACATGACCAGGCGATGGGCGAACTGGAAGTTGCGGCCTTCGGAGCCGATTTCCGAGCAGATCAGCAGGCGGGCGCCATCGCGCTGGGCGAAGAATGCCGCGTTGCGGTCGCGCTGCACGATGCCGAGGCCTTCGTGGAACCGCGCCACGCCCACGCCACTCTTCGTGCGCAGGGCGTCCTCGATGGCCATCACCTTGCCCTGGCTGCGGCACAGCAGGAGGAACTTGTCCTCGGGGTGTGCCTCAAGCAGGCCGATCAGCGCGGTGATGCGCGGGTCGTCGGAATAGTCGAACTCGAGCGGCGCCGGCGGCTGCTGGATATCCGAGCGGAACTCGGCCAGCAGGGATTCGCGACGGCCCGGGCCCAGGGTGTCCGGGTCAATGGTGATGAAGTCGGGCACGCGGCTCGGGAAGCCGCCGATACCGGCGCGGCGGTTGCGGAACATGGCGCGGCCGGTGCCATGGCGGTCGATCAGCGCGGCCAGCAGCGCGGCGCTGCTGTTCGGGCGGTCGAGCAGGGCGGCCATTTCACGGTCGCCCTTGAAGCGTTCGCTGATCAGCGCGCGCTGCGCGGCGTCCAGGGGCGTGCCCTCGGCCAGCGTGGTCGCCAGCTCCGACAACGGCGCGAAGTTGGCCGACTCGGCGAGATAGCTGTCCAGGTCGCTGTAGCGCTGCGGATCGAGCAGGCGCAGGCGGGCGAAGTGGCCTGCACGGCCCAGCTGCTCCGGCGTCGCGGTTAGCAGGATCACGCCGGGCGTGGCGACGGCGAGCTCTTCGACGAGGGTGTAGCGGGGGCTCGCGCCTTCCGGGGTCCACTCCAGATGGTGCGCTTCGTCGACGACGATCAGGTCCCAACCGGCCTCGACCAACTGGCGCGCACGCTTGGGCGCGCTTTCCAGGAAGGCGAAGTCGGCGATGACCAGCTGCTCGTCCTCGAACGGATTGCGGCCGTCGCTGGCCTGTTCGATGGCCTCGCAGCGCTCTTCGTCGAAGATGGAGAACGAAAGGTTGAAGCGGCGCAGCAGCTCCACGAACCACTGGTACACCAGGGTTTCCGGCAGCAGGAGCAGTACGCGGCTGGCGCGGCCGGCGGCGAGCTGGCGCGACAGGATCATGCCGGCCTCGATCGTCTTGCCCAGGCCGACTTCGTCGGCGAGCAGGACGCGGGGCGGACGGCGTGCGGCAGCGATGCCGGCGACGCGAAGCTGGTGCGGTACCAGGCCGATGCGGGCCGATTCCAGGCCCCACGAGGCCGCGCGGCGGGCTTCAGCGCGGCGGCGCAGGCCTTCCGCACGGAGGTCAAACTTGTCGTTGGTGTCGGTGCGGCCGCCGATCAGGCGGTCATCCGCCTGGGACATGGCCTGCTCGTCGTCCAGCTGGCCCTCTTCGAGCTCACGGCCTTCGCCGCGATAGACCAGCAGGCCTTCACGCTCGTCGACACGCTCGACGAGAAAGGCGAGGCCCTTGCCGGCCACGCGCTGGCCGGCGCGGAATTCCGCACGGACAAGCGGGGCGCTATCCACGGCGTAAGGACGTAATACGCCTGCCTTGGCAAACAGGACCTGCACACCGCGCCCTTCGACGCGAAGAATGGTGCCGAGGCCGAGTTCGGGTTCGGCAGTGGAGATCCAGCGTTGACCAGGTTGGAACATGCTATTCAAGGGCACACGACAGCAAAGGGGGCGGACGATTATCCCGCCCCGGGGCCCCCGTGCCTACCTTTAAATGGTTTCATGCAAAAACGGCGCCGATTCGCGGCTTTTCAGGTTTCCGCCCAGCGCCGCAGCAGATTGTGGTACACGCCGGTCAATTGCAGGATCGCGGCCTGGTCGGCGCCATCGCTGGTGAACTTGCGAATCGCCGTGTCCATTTCGAGCAGCATGCGCCGCGCGCTGTCATCACGGACGAGGCTCTGCACCCAGAAAAACGACGCGATACGGGCGCCACGCGTCACCGCCGTCACCCGATGCAGGCTGGAGGACGGGTAGACGATGGCATCGCCTGCCGGGAGCTTCACCTCGTGTTCGCCGTAGAGGTCGCTGACGATCAGCTCGCCGCCGTCGTACTCGTCCGGATCACTCAGGAACAGCGTGCAGGAGATATCGCTGCGGATGTGCGTTTCGCCGTCACCGGCGGACATCACCGCGCCGTCGATGTGGAAGCCGTACTCGCCGCCGCCTTCGTAGCGGTTGAAGCGCGGCGGCAGGGTGCGCAGCGGGAGCACCGCGGCATGGTAAAGCGGGTGGCGGCCCAGGGCCGCCACCACCTGGTCACCGAGCGCCTGGCGCAACGGTGACGCCTGCGGAAGCTGGAGATTCCGCTTGACCCTGGCGCCTTGCGGACCGACGGTTTCCCTGCCATCGGTCCACTCAGCACCGTCCATCTGCTTTCGCATCCCTGCGACCTCGCCTGAGGTGAGCACGTCGGGAATGTGCAGGAGCATGATGGATGACCCTCGGGGCGATCAGAAGCGGACGTTGGCGCTCAGCATCGCCGAGCGCGTGATGCCCGGAGTGTAGCGATATCCGCTCTTGTTGATCGCCGCCACGTATTTCTTGTCGGCAAGGTTGTAGACGTTGAGCTGCAGGTCGAAGTGGCGGTTGACCGGGTAGCTGGCCATGGCGTCGAACACCCAGTAGCCCTGCGTATGGTCCGGGGTGCCAATGGCGCCATCGGTGCCGCGCTTCATCTCGCCGTTGTAACGCGCGCCACCGCCGATCGTGAGGTCGAAGGGCAGGTGGTACGTCATCCAGGAGGTGAAGGCCTTCTTCGGGTTGTAGGCCAGGTCGGAGCTGCCGTCCTGCGAGACGTTGGTACCCGTCTCGACGGTGGCGTTCATCGTCGTGAAGCCCGCGCTGATCGCCCAGTCGTCGGTGAGCTTGCCGACGGCGTTGATCTCCACGCCCTGCACGCGCTTCTTGCCGATCTGGTAGTAGAGCAGGTCGGTCGGATCCTGCACGAGCTCGTTGGTCACCGTCGTGCGATACAGCGCGCCGGTCAGCAGCAGCTTTTCACCGAGCAGGTCCCACTTCGTGCCCACTTCCACCGTCTTCGCCTTCTGCGGGTCGAAGCTCGGGTTGTCGGCGCTGTTGGTCGCCGTGGAGAACGTGAGCGTGTTGCCGCCCGGCGGCTCCTGCGACTGGGCGAAGTTGGCGTAGATGCTGCCGTTGGCGGCGGGCTTGTACAGGATGCCGAGCTTGTAGTTCTTGAGGTTGTCGCTCTTGGTCGCGTCCACGCCCGGCACGACGCTGCCGGCCGGCAGCGTGCCGCACACCGGGCCGTTACGCGCGCCGCAGACGACCAGGCTGTTGAAGTCGGTCTTGTAATGGTCGAAGCGGACGCCGGCATTGATCTGCCAGGCCTCGCCGATCTTCACGGTGTCGAAGATGTAGGCCGCGGCGGTGTTCGTCTTGCCGTCGCTGCGCGTGCCGTTTTCACCGTACAGCAGGCCACCGACGTCGGAGTAGGGCTTGTACAGGTTCGCGGCGGGCCACGTGCTGCCGGCCAGCGCGGCCATGCCGATGGCGCGTGCCTTTTCCTGCGTGAGCTCGATGCCCGCGCTGATGTCCTGCTTCACATCGCCCGAATCGATCGACACCGTGACATTGGTCTGGTTGGTGGCGATACGGTTGGACTGGTGCTTGAACGTCGGCAGGTTGCGGGTGATGGTCCACGTCGACGGATCGGTGGGGTTAGGCGTCAGCAGGTTCGCCGTGGCACCCATGAACGAGGTGAGCAGGTAGTCCTGCTGCGTACGGCCCAGGCGGGTGGTGTTGTGCAGCGCGACCTGGTCGTTGAAATCGTGCTCGACGAGGACCGTGAAGAGATCCTGCGTGTTGTTGTCGTGGTCCTGGCGCGTGCCGTAGAAGTTGTCGGAATCGACCTTCGGCGCGTTGGCGAGGAAGGCGCGGCTGTCGGGCGCCATGTAGCCCGGCAGGCCGATGGTGGGGACGCCGCCGTCGGGCGTGTTGCGCTGCTTCACGTGCAGGTAGTCGAGATAGACGCGCGTGGGCGTACCCAGGCCGAAGGCGAGCGAGGGCGCGACGCCCCAGCGGTTCTGTTCCACCTGGTCGCGGCCGGCGACGCCGCTGTTCTGCTTCATCACGTTGAGGCGGAACGCGCCGGTATCGCCCATCTGGCGGTTGAGGTCGGCGGTGGCGCGCTCGCGGCCGGCGCTGCCGCCCTGGACGCTGCCGCTGACGCCGTTGCCGAGCACGGGCTGCTTGGTGACGAGGTTGATCGCACCGGTGGGTGCGGTGCGGCCGTACTCGGTGCCGTCCGGACCCTTGGTGACTTCGACCTGCTCGATGTTGAACACATCGCGCGAGACGGTGCCAAGATCGCGGACGCCGTCGACGAAAATGCTGCCCGAGGTATCGAAACCGCGCATGTAGATGGCGTCGCCGGTGCTGCTGGCGCCGTTTTCACCGACATAGAAGGTGCCCACGCCCGGGCTGTTGCGCAGCGCCTCGGTGAGGGTGGTGGCACCCTGTTGCTGGATCAGCTCCTTGCCGATGACCTGGATGCTCTGCGTGGTGTCGAGCAGGCTCTGGGTGAACTTGGGCGAGGAGACCTTGTCGACGCGGTAATCGGAAGAGCGGTCGGCCTCGACCTGCATGCCGGGAAGCGCCTGTGCGTCGTTCACCTTGGCCTGCTGCGGCGGCACGTCGGTGGCGGCGGCGCTGTGGGCGAGGCTGAGGAGGACGGCGGCGCCGACGGTGCGCGCGGCGGGGGCGGCGTGCTTGCGGCTTTTGATGTGGGCCATGGGCTTTCCTTGGAGGGCTTGGAAGGGCTTGGGCTGTCGCAGACACAAGCTCACCCGCGCGGGCGGGTGGCCCACGGTGGGAACGGCTCGGTTGTGTCCCTAGTTATGGCAGGGTGCGACACCTACTGAACGCCTATCGTAAAGAGAATGAGAACGAGTTGCAATTACTCCGTTGGGTGTGGCGGAGTCGGCGGCGGGCAGGCCCCTGGGGCCGCCAGACGCGGACCTTCGGACCGGGCCGTAGGCACCTTCATCGCGACAATCGACACGGTAAGCGGCCCTCCGCTTATGTCGGCCCCAGGGGCCTGCCCACCACCCAGTCCACGCGCCCCGTTTCGTGTCGCACGAGCCGCACACCATCCGTTATGGGGCGGCATTTGGGAGGCGACGGGTGTTACTGGAAGGTCCGCGTGTTCGTAGCCAGATTCCATGCGCCGAGGACGGCACCGCCCTGGCTGCCATCAATGTTTTGTTTCTGGTACTTCCATTGGATCGCCGAGTACCTGAGCGAGACCTCTTCTACCGGGAGCATGTTCTCGCTCGTGAGGGCTCGCACGCGCGAGACCAGAACATTCTTCAACTGGATCTCGAGGTATTTCACCCGCTTTCCGTCGCCTGCGTCCCTGTAGAAGTCGATCTGTGCCGATTTGAACGTGGTGCCACCCGCAACTGCCTGGTAGAGAAGCGGGCTGGATGTATCCATGTGCTTCATCACCAACATGTCTTCGTGCTCGGCACGGCCAATCGTATGGCCTCCCGATGTCGAGGCAACACGTGACGTCGGTTGAGCAATCTCCTGCACCCAGGAAAACAGTTCGATCCACTGGCTGTGCTCTCGATCAGAAGACTCCCCTGGAAGAGTCGGGTCAGCAAGTTTCAGGTAAATACTTTTCACGAAATTCCTCAACGATACGCAGCGAAGTGGGGTGACTTCAGAGCATGAAGAGCCCCGAAGTCGCATGGCGTTATACATACTTCAGCCATCAACGTAGAGCGCAACGCTGCATTCATCGCGCCGTGATTTCCCTTCGATTCACCTTGAGCGAAATCGCCTGCAAATATGCCGTCGCGATGTGGGACTATCCGGTCCCTTTCATCATCGGAGGTAGAACATGTTGAACTGTCGCTTTCGCCTCAATGGCCTGGATATGAGCGCAATCACCGTCGGCCAGACCAGCTTCCCTGCGTTCTCCGGAAACGGTCCACACGTCAATAAGTGGAGTGCGCAGTGCAAACCAGCATCCGGCCCTATTCCCGTCGGCACGTACTACATCGTGGATCGTCTTTCGGGAGGGCTTGCGGCGAAGCTTGATCCTTTGCTCAAGAAGGATCTTTGGTTTTCGCTGTATCCGGCTGACGAAGCCGTCGATGACGAAGCGTATTGCGACGGCGTGATGCGAGGGAACTTCAGACTCCTTCCCGCCGTTGGTTCAGGTCGCAGCATCGGATGCATCACGTTGCCGTTCCTCATGGATTTCCTGCATCTTCGGAAAATCATTCTCGATGCGAAGCCCCATGAGCTTCCCGGTACGGATGTGACGGTTTATGGACGAGTTGTCGTCTCTTGAGAAAAATGATCTTTCTGGTCGTCTCGACCATCTGGGTGTGTCTCGTCGGAGCTTCGCTGCTAGTGGTTCGTGAGATTCTCGGACCCTGGCCACCGCTTGAGAGCCCCGTCGTCGATGCCCTCTGCAACGCGATCGGGATTTCTGACACCTTCCTGAGAGCGGACATCAACCTTATCGTTTGGGCGCTCACCTGGACACTGTCGTTCCATATCGCGGCTTTCGCCGCATGGGCAGTCGCGAAGCGAACCGTCCTGCGATAACCATCTGCTTCGTTCGTGCCGCCCAGCGCTTTCGCGGCGTCGCGGAGGCTTTGCTCTCCGGCCACAACCCTCATGGCCGTCCAGAGAGTCCTGGGTGCCCACCCTCGAGGCGAGTTTAGTGTCGCGAGGGGGCTGGAAGGATCAGGCCCGCAGGGGGTGGGCCATGGAGGGCCCACCGTTTTCGCCACGACAGGGAATGTCGTGTCGAAAACCCCCGCCCAGCCACCGGTTCGCGGCCGTAGGCCAATAAGAAAGCCAGCCGCGTAGCGGCTCTCTCTTTCGAACGCAGAGCGTTGTCTGAGCAGCGAGGGTGGGCACCCAGGGCTCTCTCCGCGACCACGTCAGAGCGCTACCGCGATGCCGAAGGCGAGCCCTCCCAATGGCAATAAAAAAAGACGCCGCACGGTGAGTGCGGCGTCTTCGTCTATCGCAGTGATCGATAGGTAACGCGAGTTACCAGATCTTCACCTGCTTATCGCCCGAGCGGACCATGTTCGAGCCGGCCTTGCACTGGTAAGCGTTAGCAAACGCTTCCATGTTCGACGGCGCGCCGATGGCACGCAGCGATGCCGGTGCATGCGGATCCACGTTCAGGTACAGCATCGCCTGCTTCTCGCGGACGCTGCCGCGCCACACGCGGGCCCAGTTCAGGAAGAAGCGCTGGTCCTGGGTGTAGCCGTCGATCTTCGACTCCGCTTCCTGCGGGTTCTTCTTCAGTGCTTCCTGCAGGGCGTCGTACGCCACGTTCAGGCCGCCCAGGTCGGCGATGTTCTCGCCCAGGGTCAGCTTGCCGTTGACGTGCAGGTCCGGCTTGTCCTTGATCGGCGCGTAGTCGTTGAACTGCGCGACCAGGCGGCCCGTGCGCTCTTCGAACTTCTTCTTGTCCGCGTCGGTCCACCAGTTCTTGTTGTTGCCTTCGCCATCGAACTGGCTGCCTTCGTCATCGAAGCCGTGGCTGGCTTCGTGGCCGATCACCGCGCCGATACCGCCGTAGTTGATCGCGTCGTCGCCGTTGGCATCAAAGAACGGCGGCTGCAGGATCGCGGCCGGGAAGTTGATGGTGTTGTCGGTCGGGTTGTAATACGCGTTCACCGTCTGCGGGGTCATGCCCCAGTCAAGGCGGTCGGTCGGCTTGCCGATCTTGGCGATGTCGTAGTGGTAGTTGAACTTGCTGGCGGCTTCGACGTTGCCGAAGTAGTTATCGCCGGCCACTTCCAGGCCCGACCAGTCGCGCCACTTGTCCGGGTAGCCGATCTTCGGCAGGAAGGTGTTCCACTTGGCGATGGCCTTCTGCTTGGTCTCGTCGCTCATCCAGTCGAGCTTCTCGATGCGCGCCTTGAGGGCATTACGCACGTTGTCGACCAGCTCGTTGGCGCGCTGCTTCGCTTCCGGCTTGAACACCTTGGCGACGTACAGCTGGCCCAGCGCTTCGCCCATGGACGAATTGACGGTGCCGAGCACGCGCTTCCAGCGCGGCTTCTGCTGCGGCTGGCCGGCGAGGGTCTTGCCGTAGAAGTCGAACTTGTTGTCCTGGAACGACTTCGACAGGTACGGCGACGCGCTGTCGATGGCGTGGAAGCGCAGGTAGGCCTGCCAGGTGGCGACCGGGGTGCTGGCCAGCATCTTGTCGAACTGGCTGAAGAACTTCGGCTGCGAGAGCGAGAAGCCCTTGTCGATGGTCACGCCCTGGGCGGCGAAGAACTTCTCCCAGTTGAAGTGCGGGGTGATCTTGTCCGCTTCCTTCACCGAGACGAAGTGGTACTGGTTTTCCGGCGCACGCAGTTCGACCGGTGCCAGCGAGGCCGAGGCCAGCTGGGTTTCGAACTTCATGATGTCGTCGGCCTGCTTCTTCGCGTCGGCGTCGGACACGCCGGCGAGGGTCAGGGTCTTGGCGATGTAGTCGACGTAGGCCTTGCGGTTATCGGCCTGCTTCGGATCGGTGTAGTAATCCTTGGTCGGCAGGCCCAGGCCATCCTGCTGCGCGTAGCCGATCTGCACCTTGGCGTTCTGGAAGTCCGCGCCCGAGCCGAAGCCGAACACGTAGCCATTGCCGTCGTTGAAGCTGGCGTCGAGGAAGTCGGCGATGTCCTGCGGGGACTTCAGCGCGTCGATCTTGGCCAGTTCCGGCTTGAGCGGCTCGACGCCGGCCTTTTCGATCGCGGCTTCGTCCATGCCCGAGCGGTAGATCAGGCCGATCTTCTGCTCGATGGTGCCGGCCTTCGCGCTGTCGGCGCCCTTGTTCGCGGCGTCGACGATGTCGTGCTGCGTGTTCAGGCTGTTCTCGGCCAGTTGGTCGAACGCGCCCCAACGGGTGCGGTCGTCCGGGATCGGGTTGGCGGCCACCCACTTGCTGTTGACGAAGCCGTTGAAGTCGTCGCACGCGTTGATGCCGGTATCGAGCTCGGCCACATCGAAGGTCGGCTTGGCCGGGGCGGCGGCCACGGCCGGCGCGGTGCTGGCGGCGGCGGGCTGGCTGGCAGCCGGGGCGGCGGTATCGGCATCGTTGTGCTGGCTGCAGGCGGTGCCGACGAGCGCGACGCTCAGCGCCAGTGCGAGCGGCTTCAGGTACTGCTTGGTCATGGATATCCCTCAGTGGATGGTCACGGATCGGCACTCCCCGGCGCCGGCCCCGCCCGAGGATAGTCCTTGCGGAGGCGGGAAGGGGCCCACTGTGACGAAAGTCATGGTTTGAGGAAAAGCTCAAACATCGGCCATTTTGTCCCTTGGCTGTCACAACAGGTTCCTACGCTTCCCCTTACCGCATGACAGGGGATGCGGCCCATAGCTAGTCGGCGCATCCACCACCGAGGAGCCACTGTCATGCGCAAGATCCTGGCCGCGGGCATTGCCTGCGTGCTTTCCCTTTCGGCCGCCACCCTGGTCGTCGCCCAGCAGACCGCCCCGGCGGACGCGGCCTCCAGCGCCCTGAGTTTCGGCTTCGGCCACGGCGGTCACGGCAGCGACCCCCGCACGTCCACCCCCATCAAGCACATCGTGGTGATCTTTCAGGAGAACGTCTCCTTCGATCATTACTTCGGCACCTACCCCTTCGCGGGCAATGGCCGCGGCGAGCCGGCGTTCTACGCACGGCCCTTCACGCCGAACGTCAACGGGCTGGACCACAAGCTCCTGACCCGTAACCCGAACGCGACGAACACGGCCAACGCCGATGCGGCGATCAACCCGTTCCGGCTGACCCGGGCCCAGGCCGCCACCGCCGACCAGGACCACGGCTACACCTCGGAACAGCGCGCCTTCCATGGCGGCAAGATGGATCTGTTCCCGCTGTACACCGGCCACGGCGAGACCCTGCCGGGCGGCGACGCCTCGGAAGAGGGCAAGGGCCAGGTCATGGGCTATTACGACGGCAACACCGTCACGGCCTACTGGAACTACGCCCAGCATTTCGCGATGAGCGACAACAGCTACGGCACGGTGTTCGGCCCGTCGAGCCCGGGTGCGATCAACCTGATCTCCGGCCAGACCGCGGGCGTCATCGACACCCTCAACGGTACCGGCGCGGAAACCGACGACGGCCATGGCGGCCTGACGATGATCGGCGACCCGGATCCGATCGGCGACGTCTGCTCCTCGCCGACGTCCAACCAGGCCACCATGGGCGGACGCAACATCGGTGACCTGCTGAACGACCAGAAGGTGACCTGGGGCTGGTTCCAGGGCGGGTTTGACCTGACCCGCGCCAACCCCGATGGCAGCACCGGCTGCACGCGCCGCACGCTGTCGGCGGTGACCAACACCACGTCAAACGACTACAGCCCGCACCACCAGCCGTTCCAGTACTACCCCTCCACGGCGAACCCGACGCATGCGCGGCCGACCTCGGTGGCGAACATCGGCAAGACGGACGCTGCCAATCACCAGTACGACATCGAGGATTTCTACGATGCGCTGGACGCGGGCAACCTGCCGTCGGTGAGCTTCCTGAAGGCCCCGGCCTACCAGGACGGCCACGCGGGCTATTCCGATCCGCTGGATGAGCAGGCCTTCGTGGTGAAGGTGATGAACGCCCTGCAGAAGAGCGGTGAGTGGAACGACACGGCCGTGGTCATCGCGTATGACGACTCCGATGGCTGGTACGACCACCAGGATCCGCCGCACGTGCATGCCTCCACCGGCACCACCGACGCGCTTGACGGCGACGGCGTGTGCAAGGGCCGCACCGTGCTTCCGGGCATCGATGGCAAGACGCCGGCCATGGGCCGCTGCGGCTTTGGTCCGCGCCTGCCGCTGCTGGTGGTGTCACCGTGGGCTCGCGACAACTTCGTGGACCACAACGTCACCGACCAGAGCTCGATCACGCGCTTCATCGAAGACAACTGGCTGGAAGGCAAGCGCATCGGCGGCGGTTCCAGCGACGCCTCGGCGGGCCGGATCGACGGCATGTTCGACTTCTTCCTGCCGCGGTTCTTCGGCCGCACGCTGATCCTCGACGAGACGACGGGCCAGCCGAAGGGCCGTCCGTGGCCCGGTAACGGGCATGGTTGATCGCCGCCGTTTCCTTAAGGCGGTGGGTAGCGCGGCCGCGGCGGGATGGATCCCGTCGCGGCTGTTTGCGCACGACATGAAGCACATGGAGATGGCGCCGACCGGCAAGGTCGGAAACGACCTGTGCATGCACGCCATGGGCGATACCACGCGGATGCCGGGGCTGGTCGATC is part of the Luteibacter pinisoli genome and harbors:
- a CDS encoding rhomboid family intramembrane serine protease codes for the protein MSPRLPPVTRNLLIANVVLFALQLLLDDDNTMAITRWLGLWPFGHDIAVDMGDGTIAGLGFRPWQLVTYAFLHGSVMHIVLNMYALYMFGGLLERVMGARRFTIYYFVCLVAAAVAQLAVLYFFQPDKMYPTVGASGAIFGLLAAFAMLFPREKLMLIPIPVGIPAWLFVTLYGAAELFFGVTGTLSGIAHFAHLGGLVAGLALLWAWRVRPPRQSF
- the gloA gene encoding lactoylglutathione lyase; translated protein: MSLSDLTSLPGVTATPDIPTRRYVFNHTMIRVRDLTASLDFYTRVLGFTPVYQHIFEEAAFTIVYLVLVGDRSVIPDDDEARKRWVLGQPGVLELTHNHGTETLEKTPYHNGNTEPRGFGHLCVSVPDVGAACARFESLGVTFQKRLSEGCMSHIAFIRDPDDYWIEILQPTPLPAG
- a CDS encoding Fe2+-dependent dioxygenase, encoding MLLHIPDVLTSGEVAGMRKQMDGAEWTDGRETVGPQGARVKRNLQLPQASPLRQALGDQVVAALGRHPLYHAAVLPLRTLPPRFNRYEGGGEYGFHIDGAVMSAGDGETHIRSDISCTLFLSDPDEYDGGELIVSDLYGEHEVKLPAGDAIVYPSSSLHRVTAVTRGARIASFFWVQSLVRDDSARRMLLEMDTAIRKFTSDGADQAAILQLTGVYHNLLRRWAET
- the rapA gene encoding RNA polymerase-associated protein RapA translates to MFQPGQRWISTAEPELGLGTILRVEGRGVQVLFAKAGVLRPYAVDSAPLVRAEFRAGQRVAGKGLAFLVERVDEREGLLVYRGEGRELEEGQLDDEQAMSQADDRLIGGRTDTNDKFDLRAEGLRRRAEARRAASWGLESARIGLVPHQLRVAGIAAARRPPRVLLADEVGLGKTIEAGMILSRQLAAGRASRVLLLLPETLVYQWFVELLRRFNLSFSIFDEERCEAIEQASDGRNPFEDEQLVIADFAFLESAPKRARQLVEAGWDLIVVDEAHHLEWTPEGASPRYTLVEELAVATPGVILLTATPEQLGRAGHFARLRLLDPQRYSDLDSYLAESANFAPLSELATTLAEGTPLDAAQRALISERFKGDREMAALLDRPNSSAALLAALIDRHGTGRAMFRNRRAGIGGFPSRVPDFITIDPDTLGPGRRESLLAEFRSDIQQPPAPLEFDYSDDPRITALIGLLEAHPEDKFLLLCRSQGKVMAIEDALRTKSGVGVARFHEGLGIVQRDRNAAFFAQRDGARLLICSEIGSEGRNFQFAHRLVMWDLPLDPDLLEQRIGRLDRIGQKHEIAIHVPVVAQSAQHILARWYDEGLDAFRSSPADGRELLRRFGSLLATLADEHAREDDDRDQELDALIAETRGAHEELSALIHAGRDHLLELAASRDPHADDLAGSFARDDNDPSRDAFIQRLFEMYGVHAEELAKDIIMLDPQYLSTDGLPGFADGPLSITFSRDTALAREELPLLRMDHPMVLAAVDLLVSGETGNAAFLVDDNLPVRTALLQSVFVLEVVANRSLDAGRFLPTTPLMISVDTKLTERPNFRPSDVAMRRAADRNIDVARYRKFLSKLVPPMLEHAKDLAEGRAEVLKIEAVEAATAELDGEFSRLLALRGVNPSITEAEIQAVAAERSDLLAALPDARLRLDAVRFVVSPDFLALR